Proteins encoded together in one Amphritea japonica ATCC BAA-1530 window:
- a CDS encoding ABC transporter ATP-binding protein, with amino-acid sequence MNDTMNIVELEQVEKRYQGVTALNKLNLEIRQGEVLGLFGHNGAGKTTTIKLILGLIGASSGQVKVFGEDPTQSEARNLRRKLGFLQENVSFYDQLTGLEVLQYFARLKGVSKKSCLSLLEQVGLSQAGKRRVKTYSKGMRQRLGLAQALLGEPKLLLLDEPTVGLDPIATQDFYRRIEILKQQGCTVILCSHVLPGVEKYIDRALILGQGNLLAEGSINDLRHQASLPATFHLQGRDLTLPDHWADKASQDERGVRLDIELKDKMLAMQQLVGLQGLENMDIHLPSLEDLYTHFIESHNGAGSAMNVTQEAAQ; translated from the coding sequence ATGAATGACACGATGAATATTGTTGAATTAGAGCAGGTTGAGAAACGCTATCAGGGTGTTACTGCTTTGAATAAACTCAATCTGGAAATACGTCAGGGTGAAGTATTAGGGCTGTTTGGCCACAATGGGGCCGGAAAAACCACCACTATTAAATTGATACTTGGGTTGATAGGCGCCTCTTCTGGTCAGGTGAAGGTCTTTGGTGAAGACCCAACGCAGTCTGAAGCACGTAATCTGCGGCGTAAACTGGGATTTTTGCAAGAGAATGTAAGCTTCTATGACCAGCTAACCGGGCTGGAAGTGCTGCAGTATTTTGCCCGTCTCAAGGGAGTGTCTAAAAAGAGCTGTTTAAGTTTGTTAGAACAGGTGGGCTTAAGTCAGGCGGGTAAGCGTCGGGTAAAAACTTATTCGAAGGGGATGCGTCAGCGTCTTGGTCTGGCGCAGGCATTGTTAGGCGAACCGAAGCTATTGCTGCTGGATGAGCCTACGGTCGGGTTGGACCCTATCGCAACCCAGGATTTCTACAGACGTATTGAAATTCTGAAACAGCAGGGTTGCACCGTTATTTTGTGTTCACATGTTCTTCCCGGCGTAGAAAAGTATATCGATCGGGCGCTTATATTGGGGCAGGGTAATTTACTGGCTGAGGGGAGTATTAACGACCTGCGTCACCAGGCCTCACTGCCGGCGACTTTTCATCTTCAGGGGCGCGATCTGACACTACCGGATCACTGGGCAGACAAAGCATCTCAGGATGAACGGGGTGTCCGGCTGGATATTGAGTTAAAGGATAAAATGTTGGCGATGCAACAGCTGGTTGGTTTACAGGGACTGGAGAACATGGATATTCACCTGCCTTCACTTGAAGACCTCTATACCCACTTTATTGAATCGCACAATGGCGCTGGTTCTGCAATGAATGTGACTCAGGAGGCCGCCCAATGA